The genome window ATACTGAAGTGGTGGGATGTATCAGCGAGAATTGAAAAGACAGAAAAAGATTGAAACTTGGAAATAAGAAGGAGGGGAGCGTACTGAAGAGGATAACCGGATCGCAGGTGAGTTTCAGCGAAGAAAATGGAATCCCAAGGCTCCTGTTGATTCTGAAGGAAATAAATCCAGAGGCGATTATCGGCAACGATGAATTTCCAGAACCTACAAACAGAGCTGAGCTTGGCGGATTCTTTGGGGCCGAGGAATTTGAGGATTTGGATAAATATGTCGAGGGGAATCGGGTCGAAGTCGCCGGCTGAGGAGGTCAGCAGGTACGTCATTTGGTCGAATCTATCGGGTTGATTGGTAGAGCTGGCGGAGGAGGAGGCGGAGGCCGAGCGTTGAGAGACGGATTCCCAGACTTTTCGGAGCAAGTTGACCATGATGAGTTGAGAGGAACTACGATCGCGAGTGGCGCGCAAACCTTTGGGTGcatgagaggaaaaaagaatgGTTATTGGCGGTGGTACGGGAGACTTTTTTGGAGGGACAGCAGAAGAATGATGAGTGGAGACTGAACACTGACTGAGAGAAGGAGGGAAGGAAGGTGGGGGGCAGGCGAGACTCGGCTGGGGAGCGACGGGCAGTACGACAGTAGTAGTAGGGGGGGGGGAATCAGGAAGGAAATGGATTAAtggaatagagagagagagagaagagggtTGGATTATTGGCTTGGGGGGAACCGGACGGAATGAAGGAAGGAATGAATGAATGGGGGATAGGGAAGAAGATCGTAAGAATCTCTGACACGTGGATCTTCGTCCGCCTTCTCTTAGTCGGACCACCTCACTCCCCTGCTCACGCTCTGCACGACGCCGACGGTGTTTACTAATTTTATACACTCCGAGGGTTGATGAGGAAACAGTCGTGTAAAAAAATTCCTGACAATGGATGCGGGAGTGGATGGATAtggcatcatcatcatcatcaattcttcttcttcttcttcttcttcttcttcatcatcatcatcatcatcatcatcatcatagcTAAAATTGTCGATATTTTGAAACAATTCTACTGAACATTTGTTTTAGATCCCCCAAGCCAAACTGAAACTTTACAGCGCTTACCAGTAAATTTTACCACATGTTATCAAGCTAGGCAGAGGTCCTTTATCATTGTTGCACCTTTTCATATATGCAACTCgggtggaaatttttttttttttttggggacttGTTTATACTCTTAAAAAATGATTATTGATCATCCCTGAAATCCACGACTTTATAATCCCGTAAACAAAGAAATATTTTCACAGgattgcctttttctttttttttttgagttttttccTGTTCCTTTCAAacattgggtttgtttggattacttcatattttctcaattttatttgcttacatcatctttacaattttcaatacacctttttatcttcctaatatctttttatctcacatacatcacatcacaaaaaatgctacagtaaaaatatctcaaataatcccaaataacttacaatccaaacagacccaTTATATAGAGTACATAATTTCATCACATCGAGGCCAAAAAATTATTTCAGTTTGAGTTTCTCAAAACTACGGCTctcatacatacatacatacatacatacatatatatatatatatatatatatatatatatatatatatatatacacgcgCGCGTCAAATCTTGATTGAGATTTACTTGCTTACTTGACCGAAAAAAGAACCAAAAAGCATCATATTATGTCCGTTCAAATCAATACCTTGATGTGTACATATGAACATTTTGCTGCGTTGTCTTAGAACATTTAAACTTTTCTTGGTGCCATTGTTTGTCGGCGGATTGCAGTTTTAAGACAAGTTATTCTTTCTTGATCAAGTCAATTGTGTTTTCAGTTCGAGCTAATAGTTTTACTGTTGTTCTCTGTAAATTGGTTTTATCCTAACAAAATGACATCCTTAATTAAATAGTCAGTGCATGCATTCTTATGTTTGCGTAGTAAGTCAGTCCGTACAAGAGTATATCCTTGTATGGATGTGGAAAAGAGGAATATGAGTTCCACGTTCGAAGATTTTGCTGTGAATTCTACAAGATACAGCTTTTAAttagagaaaaaggaaaagcgaAGGATATGAAATTTACAACAAATGTTTGGACTTGCAGTTTACATTCCCACACAAATCATCAAGTGAATGAAATGAAGCTAAATTCTTGAAGTTGTGGACGGTTGTTTTCTGTAACATTTGCGCATTATAGAACCCCCCCTctataattttaaaaacctaTATATAACCCCAGTGTGATTTAGATTAAAGTGTCGCTATTAGTTTTTCTGTTGAAACCAATGACTAATAATAAAAGGTCAAAATCAAACTGATAAATTTATACTTTCATTACATTTTTTCGTTCCAAAcatagaaaagaagaaattggaacaaaaaaaaggataaataagaaaaaatatacCATTAAACATTGGGTTAAGTACCTATAATGATATTTGtagtaaaaaataattttgcattttttatgtcttatttatttgttttatttttttcttctatctttttttcatgtcttttttattgtttatttttcttccatctctttgtatttgaagaaaattaagattttttaGGGCAAAATATGGTTTTCAAAatcatctcttttcttcctACAAGGGAGAGAaacagagagaaagaaaaggaaaaaagaaaataagaaacaaaaaggtaGCGAAAGAAGAGATTTATCAATTCATTAGTTTGATTTTGATATTTTATTATTGACAGTTAGTTTTAACGGAAAAACTAATGGTGATATTTTAAGTTAAATCATGAGAGGGTTATACATGAGATTTTAAATTATAAAGAGAGTTATATAGTAAAGTATCAAAATATAGGGGTAACAAGTAATTTGCCTTAAATAGGGTCAGTTATTAGGGCAATTGTGTGAATTGAATCCAAAAACagtggcaaatactatgaccgacATGTAATTTAATGCTAAAGCAGTCATTTTCATCCAGGCTTTCGTCGTCGTTGGGTGAACCAGTGGATAAAGATAGATACTGTTTACTCTCTCTTCTTTCCCATCCgactctttttctctctcttcgagACCTATCGCGATCTAAATAATTACGAAATAAaaaggtttattttttttttatttttaacgcGGCTAATTTTCGCTTTCgatttcttccaatttattcGATTACGAGATCGAGATCAGAGGAGTTTGATCATCGATTTCCATTTCAAAGGTTAGAATTTTATGTTTCGTACCTTTTTTTAATTCGTGCTAGTAGTTCTATTTAGGGTTATCGTTTGGTGTTAGGTGTGGACGTTCTAGGTTTATTAAACTGTGTTATACGATTTTTGTTTTGTCGTATATATTAGAGATAATTGTTGTTCCGCCAGGAAATGTTTGATATTTTTTATTGAGACGCGTGAAATTTGCTTGAAAGTCTcgatctttgtttttctttaaggGTATGAACGTGAAATTGCTGCACAATTAATAATTGAAATTCTTGTATTTAAATTAacgatttttttttctggttccgGTATCCTGTGCAAATTTGGCATACAATATAAATTGGAGTTATGATAattgtttgggggggggggaaggggtTCAATGCATGACTTACATTTGCAGTAGCAGTATAAACATTGTGCAGAGCTATTTATTAGGAACTGCGTTTTGGGCGTTGGCTTTAAATTATCTAGGTTTATTCTTCGCTCTTAGTTTGTGGCTAGATAAAGTAAATTAAATTAGGTGTTTAAAAAATCCAGTTCTAAATACTGCCAGAAACATGTGAAAATGATAAGCTCTTATTCTCCTGATAATTCCGTGTAAGAAACTTTTGTAAATTCATTTGGTTTGTTGGTTATACAATACAGTAGATTTGGTGGAAATCTACCCGTATACTTGGGTGGATTTTAAAAGTAGCCTGATGGAATGATTTGCTTTGGGATGTATGATAAAATGTGGGTATGGTTATAGGTTACAGCCATAGAATGCTTGTTGCGAGTAAATTTTGCGTTTGCCATCTAGGCTACTGTTTCGGTTTCCCAAGCATTAAGCAGTTGTTTATGCTGCTTCTGTAACATCCAAGAAAAGGATAGTAGAGTAGCTTGGATTGTCTGGAAATCGGATGGGCTAAACTGTTACAAATTGCCTTTTTAGTCAAATAAGTGTTGTTATCCCTCGAGTTCCATATTTTCCTTGTAAATATGGATTGGATCTATTTGTCCTCCTTCCATACCGTCATACTAATCCAGCAGGAATTTTTGCTTCTTAATGGTCTCGTCTTTTGCTTCAGGACTGGGATAATTAGTGTCTTCCTTAGTTAGTGTTAGCATaagtaaattttatttatctaCTATTTTCTTATGTATGTCTTTTACACTTAAGGGGCAAGTCTGTGGTATGTCTTGCTGATATGGTGAATActaaggttattttgttttatatttttgtgcaacttcttttttttccctaaacAAGTTATGATTAATAATTCATTTTCACTTGTATTTTAGGGTTGAAATGCAGCTGATTTAATTGCTagataagatttttttttctaagattttttttttcttttttaattgtaGGTGGTCTATTCTTTGAGTAGACCATGTCCCACCACCAAGGAGATGATGCTGATTACATGGCTGATGAATATGAAATGGAAGACGTGGACGATGACATGGATGATGAGTTTCGTGGTAGAGATATCGGTGGCTCTGACTCTGATGTCGATGAATATGACTACATGGTTTGCCATATGCTTACATCTTCCTCATACTTACTCAAGCTGTTCCTAATAAATGTTCAATGTCATTTCATATTTTGTAgattgttaaatgtttgtttctCTGAGCTTTTTAGTTGTTCTTTATAGAACAACAGAATGCAAGATACTTCTGCTGCTCAAGCTAGGAGGGGGAAAGACATCCAAGGCATTCCTTGGGAAAGGCTCAGCATAACCAGGGAGAAATACAGGCAGACTAGATTAGAACAGTACAAAAATTATGAAAACATCCCTCAATCTGGAGAAGGATCAGAAAAGGTGAATGGTTCTCTTTAATCCTTGATTTTCTTTTGGGTGAACTCTTTCCCCCTCTTTAATTCTGGCATTATCAAACATGTTATTACTTGGTTGTGTTGTTGTTTTATTTATATTTCTCTCTTTGTTTTGCAGGAGTGCAAAAGCACCGACAAAGGCTCTACCTTTTACGAGTTCAGACGGAATTCTAGATCCGTGAAATCGACGATTCTTCATTTCCAGGTGGACATATTTGCTCGTTTGAAAGTCAAAAttttgttcttcattctttGACCTTTGATGTTTTCTCTTTCAGTCATTCTTATGTCTGCTCTAAGATATTATGCTTGAACTTTTAATTTGGAATCAGTTCTAAATTTTGTTAAAGGAGTCGTACCTGTCACTTCATAGTTGGTTTTGGAGCATATCACTTCATGTTGTAAATATTCTGTAATGGGATATCATTGGGTTGATGGGTGCTAATTTGTTTGGAATGATCCAATGATCTCTTTTATTGCCATCAAAGTTCAGTTCCAAACGGATTACTTGTGCACAGTTGAACCTTTGGAAACTGGAAGCGTTGATCTTTTTGAGTTGGGGGTATGTTTAATTGATGTAGAGGCAGTGGACTTGAAAGCCGCTGTTGAAAGAAATGATGAATCATGAAGAAATGCCCTCACTTGTGCGATATTTTTTGTGATACCATAAAACAAGTAGTGACTTGGTGGATTTTGCTTGCGGGTTTTGTACTCATGTTTGTGAATTTGCTATTTTTCGTGTATTCAGTTTGGTTACTTTTTCTGCTAGAGTAATCATCTTTGAGATGGTTGAATGATACGCAAATTCATTGTTGCTTTACACAGTTGAGGAATTTGGTATGGGCTACATCAAAGCATGATGTCTACTTTATGTCACATTTCTCTGTCATTCATTGGTCTACCTTGACCTGCAACAAGTCTGAAGTTCTCAACGTTTCAGGACATGTGGCGCCATGTGAGGTAAATGTTTAATTTGGAACTTTGTTATATGTGCTTTTGTAAATTCTTGGCCTTGGTTCCCTTTGATCCAGTTATAACTCCCTTTTCCTCTGTAGAAACATCCCGGAAGCCTGCTGGAAGGGTTTACACAGACTCAAGTAAGTACACTAGCTGTGAAAGACAACCTGTTAGTTGCTGGAGGTTTTCAGGGAGAACTGATTTGCAAGGTACTTTTGCTTCCCATTTTCTCGTGATGTGCCTAGCTTCTATTTGGAAAAAACCAACTGGTAGTAGGGAATCAGATTAGGGGATTATTTCTGACATTCATGGGTTGGGTGTGAGGTGCAAAACATTTTGTGGTGGAGAGCTTCTCTGGTTGGTCTCAACTTTTCATTATCTTTGTCTAGCAAATAGGTGATATCTTTCTTGCTAAAAGGTGTGGACTAGTGAGAGAGCTTGGGCACTgttcaaaatatacaaaaactTGGTTTGTGTGGGTGATCGGTAGCCCTCAACTTGCTTCTTGTGCTGTGCTTTGCGGCTCCTTTTGGTTGAATTGCTGCTTGACATTGCCATTGATAGTGTACTGGCTTGTTTTGGATGCAGTTCTTGGACAGGCCTGGAGTTAGCTTCTGTTCACGGACAACTTATGATGATAATGCCATCACTAATGCTGTTGACATATATACTACCCCGAGGTATATGTTTGTTACCTCTTATGGTAATTGGGTTGTGTGCTTCCTACTTTGATGAATCCTAAGCATTACCTTTTGATTTCCAGTGGTGCAGTCCATTTTACAGCTTCAAATAATGATTGTGGAGTTAGGGACTTCGATATGGAAAAGTTTCAGCTGTCTAAGCATTTTCGTTTTGATTGGCCGGTGAATGTAAGTGaagtctgtgtgtgtgtgtgtgtgtgtgtgaatttcAGGACTACCAGAACTCTGAGATTTGGCCTATAGTTGGATAGAACATGGTTTTGGCATATTCTCTCACTCCTTTTGCTGCTGCTTGTTTTCTTTTGATCGGTTTGGTTTGGTATTTTCTCAATTGGATTTGGATCACAATTGTCGTTGTATGCTCATGGGGGGAATGTTGAGGGTATTTTCTTGAACAAGGGAATCTTCTCCCTTGGCTCTGTCTTGCTTATGTTTGTGTAGGTTTTCTGGTGCCTAATTCGTGATGGTGATCTAGATCACAGTCCACTACTatggctaatttttttttttccttggtgTGCTGTTGCAGCACACATCCCTGAGCCCTGATGGTAAACTTCTTATAATTGTTGGAGACCATCCAGAAGGTATATTGGTGGATTCTAGAAGTGGAAAGGTAAGGGCAGTTTTCATGCCTTTTGTTATTGTGACCCCTGGATCTAAGTTTGaagaatttttaaatatttaacaaTTACAGGCAGTAGCAAATTTATGCGGGCATCTGGATTACTCATTTGCATCATCATGGCATCCTGATGGCATCACTTTTGCTACTGGGAACCAGGACAAAACTTGTCGTATTTGGGACATGCGTTATCTATCCAAATGTGTCAGTGCTTTGAAGGGCAATCTTGGAGCCATTCGGTCCATCCGCTATTCATCTGATGGTAGATTCATGGCAATGGCAGAGCCTGCTGATTTTGTCCATGTTTTTGATGTCAAAAGTGGGTATGAAAAGGAACAGGAAATTGACTTCTTTGGGGAGATATCTGGGATGTCTTTCAGTCCTGATACGGAGTCTCTTTTTGTTGGAGTCTGGGACCGGACATATGGTAGCCTTCTCGAGTTTGGGCGACGGCGGAATTATTCATACCTTGATACAATAATCTGAGTTGGTTATGCACTCTTCGATCACGCGCTTCAGCTTGGA of Coffea arabica cultivar ET-39 chromosome 5c, Coffea Arabica ET-39 HiFi, whole genome shotgun sequence contains these proteins:
- the LOC140007894 gene encoding uncharacterized WD repeat-containing protein C2A9.03-like, producing the protein MSHHQGDDADYMADEYEMEDVDDDMDDEFRGRDIGGSDSDVDEYDYMNNRMQDTSAAQARRGKDIQGIPWERLSITREKYRQTRLEQYKNYENIPQSGEGSEKECKSTDKGSTFYEFRRNSRSVKSTILHFQLRNLVWATSKHDVYFMSHFSVIHWSTLTCNKSEVLNVSGHVAPCEKHPGSLLEGFTQTQVSTLAVKDNLLVAGGFQGELICKFLDRPGVSFCSRTTYDDNAITNAVDIYTTPSGAVHFTASNNDCGVRDFDMEKFQLSKHFRFDWPVNHTSLSPDGKLLIIVGDHPEGILVDSRSGKAVANLCGHLDYSFASSWHPDGITFATGNQDKTCRIWDMRYLSKCVSALKGNLGAIRSIRYSSDGRFMAMAEPADFVHVFDVKSGYEKEQEIDFFGEISGMSFSPDTESLFVGVWDRTYGSLLEFGRRRNYSYLDTII